A region from the Acanthopagrus latus isolate v.2019 chromosome 8, fAcaLat1.1, whole genome shotgun sequence genome encodes:
- the faap24 gene encoding Fanconi anemia core complex-associated protein 24 — METKAAAVLNVVPPYGHVITSEKWRNSSLIQSLKGGGVKILFESELGAADFHLPNKSCVLYVSECDIIAASSYKRKLVRYRNSSSSFQELVLVENTRLSEQYFSAVQKFVVFDLGLTLLPVSGQTEASQLITQIVNGGGRENPFRRRSSVQLLDPLVLALVQQVPGVGRVKALALLQHFSSIQQLCNAAPTELEPIVGQAAAQQIHNFFHRPTAAGT, encoded by the exons ATGGAGAccaaagcagctgctgtgctCAATGTGGTCCCTCCCTACGGACATGTTATCACCAGCGAGAAGTGGAGAAACTCGTCACTTATTCAAAGTTTAAAAG gtggaggtgtgaaAATCCTCTTTGAGAGTGAGCTTGGTGCGGCAGATTTCCACCTGCCCAACAAAAGCTGCGTCCTGTACGTGTCTGAGTGCGACATCATAGCAGCAAGCAGCTACAAGAGGAAACTGGTTCGCTACAGAAAT agcagcagcagtttccaggagctggtgctggtggagaACACCAGACTTAGCGAGCAGTACTTCAGTGCTGTGCAGAAGTTTGTGGTGTTTGACCTCGGCCTGACACTACTGCCAGTCAGCGGGCAGACCGAGGCCTCGCAGCTCATCACTCAGATT GTTAATGGAGGGGGCAGGGAGAACCCcttcaggaggaggagttcAGTTCAGCTGCTGGACCCGCTGGTTCTGGCTCTGGTCCAGCAGGTCCCCGGGGTCGGCAGGGTCAAAGCTCTGGCCCTGCTTCAGCACTTCTCCAGcatccagcagctctgcaaCGCCGCCCCCACTGAGCTGGAGCCCATCGTGGGtcaagctgctgctcagcaaaTCCACAACTTCTTCCACAGACCCACTGCTGCTGGAACCTGA
- the LOC119025123 gene encoding zinc finger protein RFP-like, with translation MSAASCLLTEDQFLCSVCLDVFTDPVAIPCGHNFCKTCITQHLDKNVPCQCPNCKEVFYTKPKLQVNTFISEMAAQFRQSAQQKASSSSSEQQVSKPGEVPCDDCTGTKLKALKSCLVCLASYCETHLEPHLTKSGLKRHQLIDPVENLEGRMCTKHNKLLELFCKTDQMCVCMLCSISHHQGHSVVPLKEGYEGKKAELGKTYAEIQQMIQKRRVKIEEMKRSVQLSKKDADREIAAGVQVFRALKESVERSQAELMDTIKEKQRETEKQAEGFIKELEQEISELEKRSSEMKKLSQSEDHLHLLQSFPSLNSAPPTKDWTGVSIRPPSYEGTVVRAVNQLEETLSKQMKKLFEAELKRVQQYAVDVTLDPDTAHPKLILSDDGKQVKHGDVKKKLPDNPERFDKCPCVLAKQSFSSGRFYYEVQVKEKTKWDLGVARESINRKGSITASPQDGYWRICLRNKNEYYALTDPSVRLSLKHQPEKVGVFVDYEEGLVSFYDVGAAALIYSFTGCCFTQKLYPFFCPSLNYDGKNSAPLIISPVN, from the coding sequence atgtctgctgccagctgtctgctgactgaagatcagtttctgtgctccgtctgtctggatgtgttcactgatcCAGTCGCCATACCATGTGGACACAACTTCTGTAAAACTTGCATCACTCAACACTTGGATAAAAATGTCCCGTGTCAGTGTCCCAACTGTAAAGAGGTTTTCTACACGAAACCGAAGCTGCAGGTCAACACGTTCATCTCTGAGATGGCTGCTCAGTTCAGACAGTCAGCTCAACagaaagccagcagcagcagctcagagcaacaAGTTTCCAAACCAGGAGAAGTTCCCTGTGACGACTGCACTGGAACCAAACTGAAGGCCTTGAAGTCCTGCCTGGTGTGTCTGGCCTCCTACTGTGAGACTCACCTGGAGCCTCACCTGACAAAGTCAGGCctgaaaagacatcagctgatcgACCCTGTGGAGAACCTGGAAGGCAGGATGTGTACGAAGCACAATAAACTGCTGGAGCTGTTCTGTAAGACCgaccagatgtgtgtctgcatgctctGCAGTATTTCACACCACCAGGGACATTCTGTTGTTCCTCTGAAAGAAGGATATGAAGGAAAGAAGGCCGAGCTGGGGAAGACATACGCTGAAATTCAGCAGATGATCCAGAAGAGACGAGTGAAGATTGAGGAGATGAAGCGCTCAGTGCAGCTCAGTAAGaaagatgcagacagagagatagcagctgGTGTTCAGGTCTTCAGAGCTCTGAAGGAGTCTGTTGAGAGAAGCCAGGCCGAGCTCATGGACACcatcaaagagaagcagagagagacagagaaacaggctgaaggCTTCATCAAAGAGCTGGAACAGGAAATCTCTGAGCTGGAGAAAAGAAGCTCTGAGATGAAGAAgctctcacagtctgaagaccacctccacctcctccaaagCTTCCCCTCACTGAACTCTGCTCCACCCACCAAGGACTGGACAGGAGTCAGCATCCGTCCACCTTCATATGAGGGGACTGTGGTGAGAGCTGtgaatcagctggaggagacgctcagtaaacagatgaagaagctgtttgaGGCCGAGCTGAAGAGGGTCCAGCAGTATGCAGTGGATGTGACACTCGATCCTGATACAGCACATCCCAAACTCATCCTGTCCGATGATggaaaacaagttaaacatggTGATGTAAAGAAGAAACTCCCAGACAACCCAGAGAGATTTGATAAATGTCCCTGTGTGTTAGCaaagcagagtttctcttcaGGAAGATTTTATTATGAGGTTCAGGTTAAAGAGAAGACCAAATGGGATTTAGGAGTGGCCAGAGAGTCGATCAACAGAAAGGGATCAATCACAGCATCTCCTCAGGATGGTTACTGGAGGATATGTTTGAGGAATAAAAATGAGTACTACGCTCTTACTGACCCTtcagtccgtctctctctgaagcatcagcctgagaaggtgggggtgtttgtggattatgagGAGGGTCTGGTCTCCTTTTATGAtgttggtgctgcagctctTATCTACTCCtttactggctgctgcttcacacagaAACTCTACCCATTCTTCTGTCCAAGTCTTAATTATGATGGCaaaaactctgctcctctgatcatCTCTCCTGTCAATTAG
- the LOC119025122 gene encoding nuclear factor 7, ovary-like has translation MSAASCLLTEDQFLCSICLDVFTDPVTIPCGHNFCKTCITKHWDINAPYKCPNCNDIFYTKPKLQVNRFISEMASQFRQSAQQKASSSSSEQQVSKPGEVPCDDCTGTKLKALKSCLVCLASYCETHLEPHLTKSGLKRHQLIDPVENLEGRMCTKHDKLLELFCKTDQMCVCMLCSISHHQGHSVVPLKEECEGKKAELGKRDAETQQMIQKRRLKIEEMKRSVQLSKKDADREIAAGVQVFRALKESVERSQAELMDTIKEKQRETEKQAEGFITELEQEISELEKRSSEMKKLSQSEDHLHLLQSFPSLNSAPPTKDWTGVSIRPPSYEGTVVRAVNQLEETLSKQMKKLFEAELKRVQQYAVDVTLDPDTAHPKLILSRDGKQVKHGDVKKKIPENPGRFDKCVNVLAKQSFSSGRFYSEVQVKEKTKWDLGVARESINRKGEITASPQNGQWTICLRNKNEYKACADPSVCLSLKHQPEKVGVFVDYEEGLVSFYDVDAAALIYSFTGCCFTQKLYLFFSPCVNDGGKNSAPLIISPVSHTE, from the coding sequence atgtctgctgccagctgtctgctgactgaagatcagtttctgtgctccatctgtctggatgtgttcactgatcCAGTCACCATACCATGTGGACACAACTTCTGTAAAACCTGCATCACTAAACACTGGGATATTAACGCACCGTACAAGTGTCCCAactgtaatgacattttctacacaAAACCGAAGCTGCAGGTCAACCGGTTCATCTCTGAGATGGCTTCTCAGTTCAGACAGTCAGCTCAACagaaagccagcagcagcagctcagagcaacaAGTTTCCAAACCAGGAGAAGTTCCCTGTGACGACTGCACTGGAACCAAACTGAAGGCCCTGAAGTCCTGCCTGGTGTGTCTGGCCTCCTACTGTGAGACTCACCTGGAGCCTCACCTGACAAAGTCAGGCctgaaaagacatcagctgatcgACCCTGTGGAGAACCTGGAAGGCAGGATGTGTACGAAGCACGATAAACTGCTGGAGCTGTTCTGTAAGACCgaccagatgtgtgtctgcatgctctGCAGTATTTCACACCACCAGGGACATTCTGTTGTTCCTCTGAAAGAAGAATGTGAAGGAAAGAAGGCCGAGCTGGGGAAGAGAGACGCTGAAACTCAGCAGATGATCCAGAAGAGACGACTGAAGATTGAGGAGATGAAGCGCTCAGTGCAGCTCAGTAAGaaagatgcagacagagagatagcagctgGTGTTCAGGTCTTCAGAGCTCTGAAGGAGTCTGTTGAGAGAAGCCAGGCCGAGCTCATGGACACcatcaaagagaagcagagagagacagagaaacaggctgaaggcttcatcacagagctggaacaggaaatctctgagctggagaagagaagctctgagatgaagaagctctcacagtctgaagaccacctccacctcctccaaagCTTCCCCTCACTGAACTCTGCTCCACCCACCAAGGACTGGACAGGAGTCAGCATCCGTCCACCTTCATATGAGGGGACTGTGGTGAGAGCTGtgaatcagctggaggagacgctcagtaaacagatgaagaagctgtttgaGGCCGAGCTGAAGAGGGTCCAGCAGTATGCAGTGGATGTGACACTCGATCCTGATACAGCACATCCCAAACTCATCCTGTCTCGTGATGGGAAACAAGTTAAACATGgtgatgtaaagaaaaaaatcccagaaAACCCAGGGAGATTTGATAAATGTGTTAATGTCTTAGCaaagcagagtttctcttcaGGAAGATTTTATTCTGAGGTTCAGGTTAAAGAGAAGACCAAATGGGATTTAGGAGTGGCCAGAGAATCGATCAACAGGAAGGGAGAAATCACAGCATCTCCTCAGAATGGTCAATGGACGATATGTTTGAGGAATAAAAATGAGTACAAAGCTTGTGCTGACccttcagtctgtctctctctgaagcatcagcctgagaaggtgggggtgtttgtggattatgagGAGGGTCTGGTCTCCTTTTATGAcgttgatgctgcagctcttatCTACTCCtttactggctgctgcttcactcagaAACTCTACCTATTCTTTAGTCCATGTGTTAATGATGGTGGTaaaaactctgctcctctgatcatctctcctgtcagtcacactgagtag